A single Defluviitalea saccharophila DNA region contains:
- a CDS encoding twitching motility protein PilT encodes MIQIIAGEKGEGKTKHLIDMANRSAKTSHGHVVYLDNDRDHIFDLHHNIRFIETTDFPVSGYKEFYGFICGILSQDHDIDYVYIDGLLKLSRLSLEEAQSFIERLKEISEKYNVKFIIGMNCKEKEIPENLRSFLIA; translated from the coding sequence ATGATACAAATCATTGCGGGGGAAAAAGGTGAAGGAAAAACCAAGCATTTAATTGACATGGCCAATCGTTCTGCTAAAACCAGTCATGGTCATGTCGTATATCTGGACAACGACCGAGATCATATCTTCGATTTGCATCATAACATTCGTTTTATTGAAACCACTGATTTTCCTGTTTCTGGGTATAAAGAATTTTATGGTTTTATATGTGGTATTTTATCTCAAGACCATGATATTGATTATGTGTATATCGATGGATTGTTGAAATTGTCTCGTCTCTCTTTAGAAGAAGCACAATCATTTATTGAAAGGTTGAAGGAAATATCAGAAAAATATAATGTTAAATTTATTATCGGAATGAATTGTAAAGAAAAAGAAATCCCCGAAAATTTAAGGTCCTTTTTAATAGCATAA
- a CDS encoding DUF378 domain-containing protein: MRTRPLDFIALLLIIIGAINWGLIGFFQFDLVATLFGGMDSWLSRIIYALVGLAGLYGLSLFGRIDNESVRRSE; this comes from the coding sequence ATGAGAACGAGACCTTTAGATTTTATTGCCTTATTATTAATTATAATTGGAGCTATAAACTGGGGCTTAATTGGCTTTTTCCAATTTGACCTGGTAGCTACTTTATTCGGCGGGATGGACAGTTGGTTAAGCCGAATCATTTATGCGTTAGTTGGATTAGCCGGTCTTTACGGGTTAAGTTTATTCGGAAGAATTGACAATGAATCTGTTAGAAGATCAGAATAA
- the pepT gene encoding peptidase T, with amino-acid sequence MDRLVERFIKYVKYNTTSDETSNTCPSTKNQLDFGKVLAEECKAIGLKDVTIDENGYVMAVLPSNCNENVPVIGFIAHMDTSPDMSGKNVNPQIIENYNGEDIVLNKEKNIVLSPKIFPNLAQCAGDTLITTDGTTLLGADNKAGIAEILTAMEYLIQHPEIKHGKICIAFTPDEEIGRGADLFDVNRFGADFAYTIDGGLLGELEYENFNAAQAKITIYGQNVHPGTAKNKMKNAVLIGVQLAQLFPEKEVPAHTDGYEGFYHLNSFNGNVEKVEMVYIIRDFDMDNFNNRKNFVKTAVEKMNALYGNGTVHLELRDQYYNMKEKLEDKMYIVERAFNAMKTVGVEPKIKPIRGGTDGSRLSYMGLPCPNIFTGGDNFHGRYEYISVNSMRKAVEVIVKIAEVL; translated from the coding sequence ATGGATCGATTAGTTGAACGCTTTATTAAATATGTCAAATACAATACTACTTCTGATGAAACCTCCAATACTTGTCCCAGTACAAAAAATCAATTAGACTTTGGCAAAGTGTTGGCAGAAGAATGTAAAGCAATTGGATTAAAAGATGTGACCATTGATGAAAACGGATATGTAATGGCAGTTCTTCCATCGAATTGTAATGAAAATGTTCCCGTAATAGGCTTCATTGCTCATATGGATACGAGTCCCGATATGAGCGGTAAAAACGTTAATCCTCAGATTATAGAAAATTATAATGGTGAAGATATCGTCCTAAACAAAGAAAAGAATATTGTATTATCTCCTAAGATTTTTCCTAATTTAGCTCAATGTGCAGGAGATACTTTGATTACAACAGACGGAACTACCCTTTTAGGGGCGGATAATAAAGCGGGTATTGCAGAAATTCTTACTGCAATGGAATATCTTATTCAGCATCCTGAAATTAAACACGGTAAAATATGCATTGCCTTTACTCCTGATGAAGAAATAGGCAGAGGTGCCGATCTCTTTGATGTAAATAGATTTGGAGCTGACTTTGCGTATACCATTGACGGAGGCTTACTCGGAGAATTGGAGTATGAGAATTTTAATGCTGCTCAAGCAAAAATTACAATATACGGGCAAAATGTTCATCCCGGCACTGCGAAAAACAAAATGAAAAATGCAGTATTAATCGGCGTTCAGCTTGCTCAGCTTTTCCCAGAGAAAGAAGTCCCCGCCCATACGGATGGCTATGAAGGTTTTTACCATCTAAACAGTTTCAACGGCAATGTGGAAAAAGTTGAAATGGTATATATTATTCGCGATTTTGATATGGATAATTTTAATAACCGCAAAAACTTTGTAAAAACGGCTGTTGAAAAAATGAATGCGTTATATGGCAATGGCACAGTTCATTTGGAATTAAGAGATCAATACTATAACATGAAAGAAAAGCTGGAAGATAAAATGTACATTGTAGAAAGAGCTTTCAATGCAATGAAAACTGTAGGCGTTGAACCTAAAATTAAACCTATCCGCGGCGGTACGGATGGTTCGAGATTGTCCTATATGGGTCTTCCCTGCCCTAATATCTTCACTGGCGGTGATAATTTTCACGGCAGGTACGAATATATTTCAGTGAATTCCATGAGAAAAGCAGTAGAAGTTATTGTAAAAATTGCTGAAGTACTCTAA
- a CDS encoding YtrH family sporulation protein, producing MNKLLNTMVYNFFIALGVILGGALLGCTAAILCGEKPVKMMLIFSEQLKLWAIIVALGGTFSSFEILDLGILKGEFKAVVKQILYILSAFAGAHMGYVILHALGEYKS from the coding sequence ATGAACAAGCTGTTAAATACAATGGTCTATAACTTTTTTATTGCTTTAGGAGTAATACTGGGAGGAGCCCTATTAGGCTGTACCGCTGCCATTTTATGTGGTGAAAAGCCGGTTAAAATGATGCTTATTTTTTCAGAACAGCTTAAGCTTTGGGCAATTATTGTCGCCTTGGGAGGTACTTTTTCTTCCTTCGAGATTTTAGACTTAGGCATATTAAAAGGAGAATTTAAGGCAGTAGTAAAACAGATCCTCTACATATTAAGCGCTTTTGCCGGGGCGCACATGGGGTATGTCATTCTTCATGCTTTGGGAGAGTACAAATCATGA